In one Lolium rigidum isolate FL_2022 chromosome 3, APGP_CSIRO_Lrig_0.1, whole genome shotgun sequence genomic region, the following are encoded:
- the LOC124699581 gene encoding uncharacterized protein LOC124699581: protein MDEVWPWLASLPPPGPDTPPRSSFSLAASDDGSSIVLQTDFTSGSVGSTAESVLVAFSITVDGANGVAHALWTSETFAADSPVASRLQLLGQLLDEVIALSPSIPSLGPDASESKLDAEVVSAVIEATGTDGSAFFSLALLLRLFWLCALEAPSDFGYLFFQALGAEIERALGSCAPALGVFLLSIGPDVEDRFMRSLGYMLAKWCLLREMQAPTPGKPGTGVHPTACLSYATEVHGLWVLKGYAPVLAMARVAGASSVPLTALPHELPEEPALRYGLVHQQLEVVAQLEYAVSVRDKRFIGVGVRVDNIRVRVVRLGYRKNDADATEGDVHDDVMDGERHFPSRIRLWVGPRFGSSYATGPSLGRSTGNPEREVEATRTVKGAFSGATKLASSNGGPRVKAKMRTSARTRNRSWRWEQEAEGSAGVFEGVLCDPATGTEVSAWRTGGNGGAGEGDPRNGMRRRYGGPGRAFSKMRGLVVASDELPEEVTWRVGREAEGRTVRWRVGLKVWVSYLPNEVRSRHFETRCVEWAHEVELPLVAANGDER from the coding sequence ATGGACGAGGTGTGGCCGTGGCTGGCTTCCCTCCCTCCTCCCGGTCCCGACACACCGCCCCGGTCATCCTTTTCCCTCGCCGCCTCCGATGATGGCTCCTCCATCGTCTTGCAGACCGACTTCACTAGTGGCTCTGTCGGCAGCACGGCTGAGTCAGTTCTCGTCGCCTTCTCAATAACCGTAGACGGTGCCAACGGCGTGGCGCACGCGCTCTGGACGTCGGAGACATTCGCCGCCGACTCTCCGGTCGCCTCACGGTTGCAGCTGCTGGGTCAGCTCCTAGATGAGGTGATCGCGCTCTCGCCGTCCATCCCTTCCTTGGGGCCGGACGCGTCCGAGTCCAAGCTGGACGCGGAGGTTGTCTCTGCCGTCATCGAGGCAACAGGCACCGATGGCTCGGCCTTCTTCTCGCTGGCTCTGCTTCTGCGCCTCTTCTGGCTGTGCGCTCTGGAGGCCCCCTCGGACTTTGGGTATCTCTTCTTCCAAGCTCTTGGCGCAGAGATCGAGCGCGCCCTCGGCAGCTGCGCGCCGGCGCTTGGCGTCTTCCTGCTCTCCATTGGCCCGGACGTGGAGGATCGGTTCATGCGGTCGCTCGGCTACATGCTCGCCAAGTGGTGCCTGCTCCGGGAGATGCAAGCGCCAACCCCGGGGAAGCCCGGTACCGGGGTGCACCCAACTGCATGCTTGTCCTACGCCACCGAGGTGCACGGCCTTTGGGTCTTGAAAGGGTACGCGCCGGTGCTCGCCATGGcacgcgtcgccggcgcgtcGTCGGTGCCCCTCACGGCTTTGCCGCATGAGCTGCCCGAGGAGCCGGCGCTGCGCTACGGCTTGGTGCACCAGCAGCTGGAGGTCGTGGCGCAGCTGGAGTACGCGGTGAGCGTGCGCGACAAGAGGTTCATAGGCGTCGGCGTGCGCGTCGACAACATCCGGGTGCGCGTCGTGCGGCTCGGGTACCGGAAGAACGACGCGGACGCCACCGAGGGAGACGTCCACGACGATGTCATGGACGGCGAGCGGCACTTCCCTTCCCGTATCCGCCTCTGGGTCGGCCCTAGGTTCGGCTCGTCCTACGCCACTGGCCCAAGCCTGGGTCGGTCGACGGGGAACCCGGAACGGGAGGTCGAGGCGACACGCACCGTCAAGGGCGCCTTCTCCGGCGCCACCAAGCTAGCCAGCAGCAACGGCGGTCCAAGGGTGAAGGCCAAGATGCGCACGTCCGCGCGGACACGAAACAGGAGCTGGAGGTGGGAGCAGGAGGCGGAGGGCAGCGCCGGCGTGTTCGAGGGCGTGCTGTGCGACCCGGCAACCGGGACGGAGGTGTCGGCGTGGCGCACGGGGGGCAACGGCGGGGCGGGAGAGGGCGACCCGCGCAACGGCATGAGGCGCCGCTACGGCGGTCCTGGGCGCGCGTTCAGCAAGATGCGGGGGCTGGTTGTGGCCAGCGACGAGCTGCCGGAGGAGGTGACGTGGAGGGTGGggagggaggcggaggggagGACGGTGCGGTGGCGCGTGGGTCTCAAAGTCTGGGTGAGCTACCTGCCCAACGAAGTCAGAAGCCGGCACTTCGAGACGAGGTGCGTCGAGTGGGCGCACGAGGTCGAATTGCCGCTTGTCGCTGCTAATGGCGACGAGAGGTGA
- the LOC124703492 gene encoding LON peptidase N-terminal domain and RING finger protein 1-like translates to MLPHHHHLLLLQLVQSPIPPARPTPISPNPIPAPTHRAPPMVTPAASFSAALAVEDFPWVDREEEMGMAPDKYREVFDLAQRGARAFRERRYDEAISFYSKAQNLRSGDPVILSNRCSAFCLISQVLRERSAADSEYQPLNGLDPTTHAELALKDAEKVLTIHSNSPKAYLLKAYALILLERYHEARESLLAGLQVDPLSHILQICLSDLDRNTNAAAGARRPRLDRTDDFECTLCFKLLFEPVTTPCGHSFCRSCLHQSMDHGNKCPMCRTVLFIGPRTYPISVTLNNVIQRNFPEEYAERRSEHETTTYAGVDLMPLFVMDVVLPCQKMALNIFEPRYRLMVRRVMEGNHRMGMVAIDSATGTVADCGCEVEILECEPLPDGRFYLEVEGSRRFRILRSWDEDGYRVAEIEWFKDVSLPEGSQERKDLIERTNEASELARTYIRRARETTRTVRRTRHFDLESMPGPQDPEKFSFWLVNLINLRPSDKLDLLRLRDTRERISRSLRLLGDAEQGCRVQ, encoded by the exons atgctccctcaccaccaccacctccttcttCTCCAACTAGTCCAAAGTCCAATCCCCCCTGCTCGCCCAACCCCCATTTCCCCCAATCCGATTCCTGCTCCCACCCACCGCGCTCCCCCAATGGTGACGCCGGCCGCCTCCTTCTCCGCCGCGCTCGCCGTCGAGGACTTCCCGTGG GTGGACAGGGAGGAGGAGATGGGGATGGCACCGGACAAGTACCGCGAGGTGTTCGACCTCGCGCAGCGCGGCGCCCGCGCCTTCCGGGAGCGCCGCTACGACGAG GCCATTTCCTTCTATTCTAAAGCTCAAAACTTGAGATCGGGAGATCCTGTTATCCTTAGCAATCGATGTTCTGCTTTCTGTTT GATAAGTCAAGTGTTGAGGGAAAGATCCGCAGCTGACTCAGAGTATCAGCCACTGAATGGCCTTGATCCCACAACACATGCAGAG TTAGCTCTGAAGGATGCAGAGAAGGTATTAACTATCCACAGTAATTCTCCGAAAGCATATCTTCTCAAGGCATATGCCCTTATTCTG CTGGAGCGATATCACGAGGCACGCGAGTCCCTTCTTGCTGGTCTTCAAGTCGATCCCCTCAG CCATATTTTACAGATCTGTCTCAGTGATCTGGATAGAAATACAAATGCTGCCGCTGGAGCAAGACGGCCAAGGTTAGATAGGACTGATGATTTTGAGTGCACATTGTGTTTTAAGCTATTGTTTGAACCAGTCACCACTCCATGTGGGCACTCGTTTTGCCGCTCTTGTTTGCATCAATCAATGGATCACG GCAACAAGTGCCCCATGTGTCGGACAGTTCTATTTATTGGTCCAAGAACTTATCCTATAAG TGTAACATTGAACAACGTAATTCAGAGAAACTTCCCTGAAGAATATGCTGAGAGGAGATCAGAGCATGAAACTACAACATATGCAGGCGTGGATTTGATGCCTCTCTTTGTTATGGATGTCGTATTACCCTGCCAAAAGATGGCATTGAACATATTTGAACCTCGCTACAGGCTGATG GTAAGGAGGGTAATGGAAGGGAATCATCGAATGGGAATG GTTGCTATTGATTCTGCGACTGGTACTGTAGCCGACTGTGGATGTGAGGTGGAAATTCTAGA GTGTGAGCCACTTCCAGATGGCCGTTTTTATCTAGAG GTGGAAGGTTCACGGAGGTTTCGTATCTTGCgatcatgggatgaagatgg GTACCGAGTTGCTGAAATTGAATGGTTCAAAGATGTTTCTCTACCTGAAGGATCACAAGAGAGAAAAGAT CTAATCGAAAGGACCAATGAAGCTTCAGAACTGGCCAGGACGTACATTAGGCGTGCTAGAGAAACCACAAGGACTG TTAGGCGGACAAGACATTTTGATCTCGAGAGCATGCCTGGACCACAGGACCCTGAAAAGTTCAGTTTCTGG CTTGTCAACTTGATTAATTTGAGGCCATCAGACAAGTTAGACCTATTACGCCTCCGTGATACTCGAGAA CGAATATCTCGTAGCCTTAGATTATTGGGTGATGCAGAACAAGGTTGTCGTGTACAGTAA